One window from the genome of Enterobacter asburiae encodes:
- the recO gene encoding DNA repair protein RecO — protein MDGWQRAFVLHSRPWSETSLMLDVFTEESGRVRLVAKGARSKRSNLKGALQPFTPLLVRFGGRGEVKTLRSAEAVSLALPLSGITLYSGLYVNELISRVLEHETRFSELFFDYLHCIQALAGATGSPEPALRRFELALLGHLGYGVDFLHCAGSGDEVEDTMTYRYREEKGFIASIVIDNSTFTGRQLRALYEREFPDLDTLRAAKRFTRIALKPYLGGKPLKSRELFRQFVPKR, from the coding sequence TGGAGCGAAACCAGCCTCATGCTGGACGTCTTCACGGAAGAGTCGGGCCGCGTGCGCCTTGTTGCGAAAGGCGCACGTTCCAAACGTTCTAATCTGAAAGGTGCCCTCCAGCCTTTCACGCCGCTTCTGGTTCGCTTTGGCGGGCGAGGGGAAGTGAAAACCCTGCGCAGTGCTGAAGCCGTCTCCCTGGCGCTTCCTCTTTCTGGCATCACGCTCTACAGCGGCCTGTATGTCAACGAACTCATCTCACGGGTTCTTGAACATGAGACTCGCTTCTCTGAACTTTTCTTCGATTATCTGCACTGTATCCAGGCGCTGGCTGGCGCAACCGGCTCGCCCGAACCCGCCTTGCGTCGTTTCGAACTGGCGCTGCTGGGCCACCTCGGGTATGGCGTCGATTTTCTGCATTGTGCGGGCAGCGGGGACGAAGTGGAAGACACCATGACCTACCGTTACCGCGAAGAAAAGGGCTTCATTGCCAGTATCGTGATAGACAACAGCACCTTTACCGGGCGCCAGCTCCGGGCGCTGTATGAGCGCGAGTTTCCCGATCTGGATACCCTGCGCGCAGCAAAACGCTTTACCCGGATTGCCCTCAAGCCGTATCTTGGCGGCAAGCCCTTAAAGAGCCGCGAATTATTCAGGCAGTTTGTGCCGAAACGTTAG